The Bdellovibrio sp. NC01 genome includes the window TCCCCGCTTGCGAAGTGAAGATTGGCATAGGGCCATTCGTCATCCGACAATCTCTTTTCTTCAACAGAGTATTCTTCAGCCAGGACCCTCATAATAAGGGGAACTGTCGCCCCTCCGAACAAACGCCAGTACTCAAAGGATAGTGGGATGCCGTCATTTTTTTGTGACTCGTGAACCTTTTCATAAATTTTTTTGGCTATTCCCCAGGTTACCGTGCCGATAGAACCAACAGCTAATAGTAAAATACCAATTTGAAAGTCTTTTTCCACCACAAGAGAACGGAGGTAATTCCACATAAAGATCGAGTCCTTTAGCTAATACGTGATTAAGGCGCTAGATCCTTATAAATGAGGGGGATAGATCGTCAATTAAGTGCTAGGCCGGATCAGAGCGTCAAAGCCTTATGGTCTTTTGAGCGCTCTGCCCACCGATGAGATTGATCGAATCTTAACTTCTGCCTTCAGAGGCACTCATATCAATAATCCTTTTAATCATTTGTGGATGCCAGGAAGCAGCGCCATTCTTAGTAGAAACCTTGAGGTTAGTCAGTATTTTAGCTATCTGCCTAAGGCTTAACCCTTGAGCTTTAAGCTGATTTATCGTGGCAATGACGTCCAGTTCTCTTTTGTTTTTCTGAAGCTTTCCGGCAGACAGCCTTGTTCCAAATTTTGCTTGAGAAGGATGACCGTGGTGCTGTGATGGCTCGCGAATAGGTATCTTGAACTGTTTTAACGCCTTGCGCACCGCCTCTTTGGAGGAAGAAATTTCTTCTGAAATTTGAGCGATAGAGTACCCTTCGAGGGTATATCTACGATGGAGGAACTCATGATTCCTGAACAACGGAGTATGTATAAATTCAATAGAATCAATAAGTTCTAAAGGAGGAATGATTGGTACGGAGTATAGAGCAGAAGCCCCGCCATTTTTTCCAAAAGATGGTCAAAATCACCGAAGCAAAGTCTTCGGTTTTTTTATGTCTTCTGCTTACCCATACTAATTTTCCAAAACTGATCATTTTGAATTCGGCCTGAGTACTTCAAATTGATTATGCTGTCGATATTCGCTAAATAACTTTTGCTTTGATAAATACGGGAGTTTGCATGAAGAAGATATTTTTGATGGCTTGTATGGTGTGCTCTGCTGGTGTTGTGAACGCAAAAACAGTACGTTTTGTGTACATCAATCATGGTGGTTTTGTAGGCTCGCTTAAAGTTTATTCGTTGCCATCTATGCAGGAAGTTTATGAGGGCCCTAGAGTGCAACTTGGTTATGGAGCTTCTGGCGAAGTGAACGTCGACGATTCCGTCACAGATTTTTACGCGGTTGTAAATGTTTTGCACGGCCGTGAGTGCATCATTTCTTCTGTTCCCCTAAAGGGAGATACGATCACTGTACTCTCCAAGGGGACAACACTTTCTAACACGTGTGAAATCTATAAGGCCGAGTGGTAGAAAACAAAAGCCCACAACCTCCTCGATTGTGGGCTTGAATTTATTTATCCATTTTTATCTCGAGAGTCCTACATAAACACAGCTTCACAACGAAGGCCTGTTAGAACTTGAGCCGACTCTTTCGCTGGGCGAACTCTTTCGTAGCGGACCTCGGAAGAATCTTTATCAACAGACAATCTTGCAACGACTTGGGTTTCGACTTTATCACGTCCTTTGCGGAACATGTTTATGATGGCGCGTTTAATTTGATAGAAGCTCAAAGGGAAACCCGCCGTTTTGTATTCATTCTTAGAACTTTTCACATAACCGTAGTGGATCAATGAACTTTGCAAGTCACCACGAGCTTCCGCAGCTTTTACAGCGGCATCAAAAACATCTAACGGCAACTTCACTTTACGGTTTTGAACTTTCTGATCTGTGACAAGACCGGCAGCACTCAACGCTTGCAAAGTGATGTCAGCGCAGTTGCAACCTTTCGCATCGTAGTTCATGCGACCTTGTGACCAATCAGCATCGATCTTTGTAAGCTGGGCGATCATCGCTTGTTTGCTTGCGTCCGTCATACCGTCGATACGAACCGAGATCGTATCTTTGGCGTAAGCTTGCCCCTGCATACCTGTGAACTCTTCGTTTTTATAGTATTCTTGAACCGAGTACAGATATTCATTCAAAGTCGTTTTGTGAATCACGTGTGGTTCAGAGCCACGTTCAGCCATGTGGTTGATCGTGTAAACCTCGTTACCAACACGAATCGCGATGTGACCGAAAGGATTGCTTTCTTTGCCATCACCTAGGTATTTTCCGTTTCTAGATTTTGGATAGCTCAAAAGAACTTCCACATCACCTGGGAAGTCTTTGTCCAGTTTCGCAAGCGCAGATTCAGAACCTTGAACGGCTGCACCTTCTTTAAGTCCAAGATCAAAGCGGATCGATTCCTGAGATTTAGGTTCTGCATTCCATTTCACAATATAATCAAGATTCACAGAGTTGCGGTATTCACGTTGATGCTCCATCATTTTTTCCATCAACTCTGGATTCGCCAAAACTTCCGCAGCTTTTTGACCAAGATCTTTTGAAGAGTTCACGATCTCTGCCATTTCGGTTTTCTTGAAGAAGACTGCGTTTTCAGCTTCGTGACCGCCGTACTCATTGATCAATACTAGGGGACGCATCAACAACGCACCTTCAGTTGGTGACAAGCCGCCGGCCTTGGTTACGTAAAGGTCTGCAACAGAAACCAGGTCGATCAATTGTTTGTTCGGGATAAAGCCAAGCGGTTTCAATTCAACGTTTGATGGAAGAGTGGCCGCCAATTTTTCAAGCTCTGCTTTTGCTTTTTCATTCTTCCCGCAAATCGCTACGATTTGAATTGGCTCTTTGAATTGATTTGCCAAGGACTTGATGGCAGTTGGGTAGTCCTTCAAGCCTTCAGATCCACCTGACATAACGAACGTCACCGGTTCTGCTTTTAAGCCCACAGCTTCAAGAACGGGTTTTCTTTGCGCTTCACCTGGTTGTGGCAAGTTGCGCACAGGGATGCCTGTGACCGCTACTTTATCAGCACTCACGCCCACATCTTTCCAAGAGTTCGCAAGTTCCTCATGACCTAGGAATGTTTTATCCAGACGTTGTGAAATACGTGGGAAAAAATGCTCAATATAATCTGTATGAACCCACGCTGTTTTAATACCTGGAAGTTTGCCTGATGTTTTTAAGTTGCCAAGGTTGATCGCTGATCCATAGTGAGTTGCGATCACTGTGTCTGCGTGAGAAGACTTAATATATTCCAACAATGCTTTCTCGTCGTAACCTGTTTTGATTTCTGAAAGATCATTCAGTTGCAGACCATTTTGCATGGATTTCAAATAGGCTTTATTAAATGTCTCTGGAAGATTTTTAAAAACAAACCAGTAGATCTTCTCGTCAATCTTACGAGCGGTTGGTCCCATGAAATCACGGATGTTTTTA containing:
- a CDS encoding recombinase family protein, encoding MFRNHEFLHRRYTLEGYSIAQISEEISSSKEAVRKALKQFKIPIREPSQHHGHPSQAKFGTRLSAGKLQKNKRELDVIATINQLKAQGLSLRQIAKILTNLKVSTKNGAASWHPQMIKRIIDMSASEGRS
- a CDS encoding glycosyltransferase, which translates into the protein MRSLHIVATFLISLFISSWAFAQKTLILYSSIGMGHLSASRAIEERIKAQNPNAEVELKNIRDFMGPTARKIDEKIYWFVFKNLPETFNKAYLKSMQNGLQLNDLSEIKTGYDEKALLEYIKSSHADTVIATHYGSAINLGNLKTSGKLPGIKTAWVHTDYIEHFFPRISQRLDKTFLGHEELANSWKDVGVSADKVAVTGIPVRNLPQPGEAQRKPVLEAVGLKAEPVTFVMSGGSEGLKDYPTAIKSLANQFKEPIQIVAICGKNEKAKAELEKLAATLPSNVELKPLGFIPNKQLIDLVSVADLYVTKAGGLSPTEGALLMRPLVLINEYGGHEAENAVFFKKTEMAEIVNSSKDLGQKAAEVLANPELMEKMMEHQREYRNSVNLDYIVKWNAEPKSQESIRFDLGLKEGAAVQGSESALAKLDKDFPGDVEVLLSYPKSRNGKYLGDGKESNPFGHIAIRVGNEVYTINHMAERGSEPHVIHKTTLNEYLYSVQEYYKNEEFTGMQGQAYAKDTISVRIDGMTDASKQAMIAQLTKIDADWSQGRMNYDAKGCNCADITLQALSAAGLVTDQKVQNRKVKLPLDVFDAAVKAAEARGDLQSSLIHYGYVKSSKNEYKTAGFPLSFYQIKRAIINMFRKGRDKVETQVVARLSVDKDSSEVRYERVRPAKESAQVLTGLRCEAVFM